The Sander vitreus isolate 19-12246 chromosome 5, sanVit1, whole genome shotgun sequence genome includes a region encoding these proteins:
- the grsf1 gene encoding G-rich sequence factor 1: protein MSSNSKYLLFLLQRCVAVRKVTLPTGIKTRCSSVLCGFLQQPTWTSRTRAVCQLQSAVITSRYRFCTKAGEPCEDDYPPLPAYQSDPESEKKEVYIVQVKGLPWLCSAQDLLQFFPECRIRDGVKGIHFTVDRLGRSAGQAFIEMEHEEDVSKALEKHRHYLGPRYVEVYEVTNSDAEAILKKAVQAPAENGVVRLRGLPFSSTEADIVQFFSGLDIVENGITVVTDRKGRNSGEAFVQFSSQEAANEALQRDRKVIGNRYIEVFPSRSDQISSSWKKRTSSTSHHTSTAQSANRSNVSASQTRTESAQSSASSFHYIHMRGLPFQVSGEDIVKFFSPLIVSKILIECGPEGRLSGEANVYFSCHQDALTAMSRDRQYIGERYIELFLNSAPDSDGRR, encoded by the exons ATGTCCAGTAACAGTAAATATCTGTTGTTTTTACTTCAGCGGTGTGTCGCAGTAAGAAAGGTAACGTTACCGACAGGTATCAAAACAAGATGCAGCAGCGTGTTGTGCGGGTTTCTTCAGCAGCCGACATGGACATCAAGAACACGGGCAGTCTGTCAACTGCAGTCCGCAGTGATAACCAGCCGGTACCGCTTCTGTACCAAG GCAGGAGAACCTTGTGAAGATGATTACCCACCACTGCCGGCCTATCAGTCTGACCCAGAATCAGAGAAGAAGGAGGTATACATCGTGCAGGTGAAAGGTCTCCCCTGGTTGTGCTCGGCTCAGGACCTCCTGCAGTTCTTCCCAG AGTGTAGGATCCGTGACGGGGTAAAGGGGATCCATTTCACCGTGGACAGGCTGGGGAGGTCAGCGGGACAAGCCTTCATCGAGATGGAGCACGAGGAGGACGTCAGCAAAGCTCTGGAGAAGCACCGACACTACCTCGGTCCACGATATGTTGAAG tgtATGAAGTAACGAACAGTGACGCTGAAGCCATCCTGAAGAAAGCCGTCCAGGCTCCAGCTGAAAACGGGGTGGTGCGGCTCAGAGGTCTCCCTTTCTCCTCCACCGAGGCCGACATCGTCCAGTTTTTTTCAG GTTTGGATATAGTGGAGAATGGGATCACCGTTGTCACAGACCGAAAAGGCAGAAACTCTGGAGAGGCCTTTGTGCAATTTTCCTCTCAAGAAGCAGCCAATGAAgctctgcagagagacagaaaagtcaTCGGAAATAG ATACATCGAGGTGTTTCCCAGCAGAAGTGACCAGATTAGTTCTAGTTGGAAGAAGAGGACGAGTTCAACTTCTCATCACACCAGCACAGCACAGTCCGCGAACAGGAGCAATGTCTCTGCCTCACAGACCAGAACTG AATCCGCTCAGAGCTCGGCCTCGTCGTTTCACTACATCCACATGAGAGGACTTCCTTTCCAGGTGTCCGGAGAAGACATTGTTAAG TTTTTCTCTCCCCTAATTGTGTCGAAGATCCTGATTGAATGCGGTCCTGAAGGGAGGCTGAGCGGAGAAGCCAACGTTTACTTCAGCTGCCACCAAGATGCCTTGACCGCCATGTCCAGAGACAGACAGTACATAG GAGAAAGATACATCGAGTTATTCCTGAACTCTGCCCCAGACTCTGATGGAAGGAG Gtga